The proteins below are encoded in one region of Oncorhynchus tshawytscha isolate Ot180627B linkage group LG04, Otsh_v2.0, whole genome shotgun sequence:
- the LOC112248443 gene encoding leucine-rich repeat transmembrane neuronal protein 4-like, producing the protein MCPASCRCEGKIVYCESGIFQDIPENISTGCQGLSLRFNRLATLLPYQFAHLNQLIWLYLDHNSITAIDSLAFQGVRRLKELILSSNKITLLHNKAFNAVPNLRSLDFSYNQLHSLQPGHFYGLRKLQNLHLRSNGLSSIPVRTFLECRSLEFLDLGYNHLRTLFRTTFLGLFKLKELHLEHNQFSRINLFLFPRLSNLQVLYLQWNRIRAVNQGLPWIWHTLQKLDLSGNDIQILDPAVFQCMPNLQILHLESNKLSNMSQDVVSAWVSLTTISLVGNAWDCSPTICPLVTWLKNFRGSKDIKMICSSPKSVQGDRVMDIVRNYTRYPNSMRQLQQHSVNRKHRKKARKQKLNLNSQLQEYYLTYTNSQTMDALTPNSAPSMLCLLVLVWEGHVFMLCNRQGKEQGRQPLSKQLGRGNLTDQLRQRSLEIQVEAREPDELVDTGEPGNPTKA; encoded by the exons ATGTGCCCAGCAAGTTGTCGCTGCGAAGGAAAGATTGTTTATTGCGAGTCTGGCATTTTTCAAGACATTCCAGAAAACATCTCTACTGGATGCCAGGGTCTGTCCCTGCGCTTCAACCGCTTAGCGACTCTGCTGCCTTACCAATTCGCTCATCTCAACCAGCTCATCTGGCTCTACCTGGACCACAATTCCATCACCGCCATAGATAGCTTAGCCTTTCAGGGCGTGCGTAGGCTCAAAGAACTGATTCTTAGCTCCAACAAGATCACACTTTTACACAATAAGGCTTTCAATGCTGTACCAAACCTGCGCAGTCTTGATTTTTCCTACAACCAGCTACACTCTTTGCAGCCAGGTCATTTCTATGGTCTGCGTAAGCTCCAAAACCTTCACCTACGGTCCAATGGTCTCAGCAGTATACCTGTACGGACTTTTCTGGAGTGTCGCAGCCTGGAGTTCCTGGACCTGGGTTACAATCACCTACGCACCCTATTCCGCACCACCTTCTTGGGGCTGTTCAAGTTGAAAGAGCTTCATCTGGAGCATAATCAATTTTCAAGGATTAATTTGTTCCTTTTCCCACGCCTTAGCAATCTACAGGTCCTCTACTTGCAATGGAACCGGATACGAGCCGTCAATCAGGGCCTGCCATGGATCTGGCATACACTGCAGAAATTAGACCTCTCAGGAAATGACATCCAGATCCTGGACCCAGCTGTTTTCCAGTGTATGCCAAACTTACAAATACTCCATCTTGAATCCAACAAGCTGAGCAACATGTCTCAGGATGTGGTTTCAGCCTGGGTCTCCCTCACCACCATCAGCCTGGTGGGTAATGCCTGGGACTGCAGCCCTACCATCTGCCCCCTGGTGACCTGGCTGAAGAACTTCAGAGGCTCAAAGGACATCAAAATGATATGCAGCAGCCCCAAGTCAGTTCAGGGAGACAGAGTAATGGACATAGTGAGGAACTACACA CGCTACCCCAATAGCATGAGGCAGCTGCAGCAGCACTCAGTCAACCGCAAGCACAGAAAAAAGGCCCGGAAGCAGAAGCTTAACCTTAACTCTCAGTTACAAGAGTATTATTTGACTTATACAAACTCTCAGACCATGGATGCATTG ACACCTAATTCAGCTCCCTCCATGCTGTGTCTGCTTGTGTTGGTGTGGGAGGGTCATGTGTTCATGCTGTGTAACAGGCAAGGGAAAGAACAGGGGCGACAGCCACTCAGCAAACAG